The genomic stretch ttggaataccccccgggatgagcttcgaagaacgaACCTTGTTGATAAAAGAACTaacttagcaactatggttttgggaaacgcacccctgatcgGTTATAGTAGGCtaaagtggtcaagtgcaaagaccgaAAGTCAATTTAGACAAAGCAATTCAACCCTCTCTTAGGCAACCTGATTGGTTGACGttatagtgacgttaggtttaggggtgaggggatcatttagattgcatgatttagaaacacccagcagtttgaaagcACCTAGAAGGTGATAAACACGCCCACTTTTGCACtacagagacctaagtctcgtctcatccaaccccaatcaaacacacctgaacaagctaatcaaggtcttccaGATAACTAGAAAGCGACAGGCAGGTGCGTTTGATCAGGTTTGGAGTTTACTTGATCTCCTTGGATCTTTAAAACAGAGTTTTTTGTTGCGGCGACAcgtttattggtttatttttttctctgctcGCTGTCCTCTTTTCCTGACGCACCAATTTAGCGCATTTCCCAGCAGAGATCACTGCGAGACCGCAGGTCGGGAGGATGACCGCGCGAGTGTACTGCTCGTTGATGGCTGTTTTATCATGTCTGTCTGGAAACTTGATCATAACAGATGCCACATGTGAGAAAATCTGTTAACTTTATTACACAACCTGAAGGAATGCAAAAATAAGTGTCTCTCAGTCTTTGAAAGTaactctaaaatatatatattttttaatgtttcaaaactACTTAAGTTGAAAATATTTGTCTAGAAAAGTAATCACATATAAGTTACATTAAATTAACAAAGCCACTGAAGTGGTTGCACTACtgatataacatttttaaatgggaTAACTTGTAAACTGtaacttttattatgttttcaaaAGTCAGCTTCCCAACAATGGTGTTCGGTTTCTGTCCGATGAAGCTGACGGTCGCGCCGTCTCGTCGAGGATGTTTCTTTGATGGAGATTGCCCTGGAGGAGAAAAATGCTGTATATTTGAGTCGGGGTCTGCGTGTGTGCCACCTGTTTCCAGTGAGTTAataatgcaccccccccccccccccaaaaaaaagtaatgcattgaatttaatataaGCTTTTTAACCCGAGACCAAAGTGTAAAGTAAAAATTTAGGTGATTGGAAATGTTCGACATTGAGTGGTTCTTTCTCTAATTACactttaaatagggtaacttgtaatctgtaacctctTACATTTTTGAAGTGACCTTCCCAAAAATTGTGGCCGGGTTCTGTCCGACAAAGCTGACTGTTGTGCCATCCCGTCGAGGGTGTTTTTCTGATGGAGACTGCTTTGGAGGAGACAAATGCTGTATATTTGAGTCAGGGCCTGCATGTGTGCCACCTGTTTCCAGTGAGTTAATGGAtgctaaaaaaaaagtaacacactgaattcaATGTTCGCTTTTAAGCAGAGACTGAAGTGTAATGCAAGACTCTTTTAAATTTAAGTGGATAGAATTATTCAGGAGTCATTGATGAAGCCAGGACTGTGTCCACCCCCAACCTTTGAAAGAAGATCGTGTACCTCATTCTGTAATGGTGACTCTGACTGTCCCAACAATGAGAAGTGCTGCAGCAATGGATGTGGTCGTTACTGTACGGCTCCATATGCAGGTATGCGTGTTATATTGTTTTGGTACTTGTTAACATTAATAGTAATGATGACGTTAAATTCATTTAGCCTTTTGTTATTATCAAAAGTACGTTTGAATTCATCCCACATGACGTTTTAACCAGGATGGCTATAGAACATAAAGAGGACTCCTAGTTAGAATAGTATTCACTCAGTTGTTAAAACTTGCTATTTGTGCTGTGTGTTTCTTacaagtgctggtcatataattagaatatcatcaaaaagttgatttaattTTACTAATTCCATACAAGTTCCACTTTTTGAATattgtattcattcattacacacagactgatatatttcaaatgtttgtttcttttaattttgatgataactgacaactaaggaaaatcccaaattcagtatctcagaaaatattaattatagaATATTACTTGATaataatacaaagaaaggatttttagaaatcttggccaactgaaaagtatgaacatgaaagcatgagcacgtacagcactcaatacttggttggggcttcttttgcctgaattactgcagcaatgcggcgtggcatggagttgaccagtctgtggcactgctctggTGTTATGAGAGGCCTGgttactctgatagtggccttcagctcttctgcattgagtctggcatatcacatcttcagCTTCACAATACTCCGTAGATTTTctgtggggttaaggtcaggcgagtttgtaGGTCAATTAAGaataagaacagggataccatggtctttaaaccaggtactggtagctttggcactgtgtgcaggaccTTGGACCTGCATGGCAcaccaaaccatcactgactgtggaaactttacactggacctcaagcaacgtggattgtgtgcctctcctctctttctccaagttaagtcaccattatttatatagcgctttaaacaaaatacattgcgtcaaagcaactgaacaacattcattaggaaaactgtgcgtcaataatgcaaattgatagttaaaggcagttcatcattaaatttagtgaggtcatctctgttcagttaaatggtgtctgtgcatttatttgcaatcaagtcaacgatatcgctgtagatgaagtgaccccaactaagcaagccagaggcgacagaggcaaggaacaaaaactccatcggtgacagaatggagaaaaaaaccttgtgagaaaccaggctcagttagggggccagttctcctctgaccagacgaaaccagtagttcaattccaggctgcagcaaggtcagattgtgcagaagaatcatctctttcatgtggtcttgtcctggtggtcctctgagacaaggtctttacaggggatctgtatctggggctctagttgtcctggtctccgctgtctttcagggcagtagaagtcctttctaggtgctgatccaccatctggtctggatacgtactggatcagggtgactgcagtgacactctgatctggatacagactggatctggtcgctatggtgaccttggaataagagaaacagacaaatattagcgtatatgccattccggtttacctaattaatgcagactaaaaatcctttaacggatttggatattaaaagcatattagtatgttatgtgtaagccaggttaaagagatgggtctttaatctagatttaaactgcaagagtgtgtgtgcctcctgaacaatgttaggtaggttattgcAGAGTTttggcgccaaataggaaaaggatctgccgcccgcagtaggttttgatattctaggtattatcaaattgcctgagattTGAGagcatagcggacgtagaggattataatgtaaaaggagctaatTCAAATacagaggtgctaaaccattcagggctttgtaagtaataagcaatattttaaagtctatacaatgtttgatagggagccagtgcagtgttgaccggaccgggttaatatggtcatacttcgtggttctagtaagaactcttgctgctgcattttggactagctgtagtttggaCTAGCTGTAACTGTGGCCCATGTGAGATgattctgatgctgtctgtttttttcaagagtggcttgacaatgAATGCGACAGCTAAAACCAATGttttgcatacgtctgtgcatagtggttcttgaagcactgactccagctgcagtccactctttgtgaatctccccacatttttgaatgggttttgtttcacaatcctctccagggtgcggtcaTCCCTATTGCTTGCAcactttttctaccacatcttttcatTCCCTTCGCCCCTTTATTAATGTTTGGACACagaactctgtgaacagccagcctcttttgcaattaccttttgtcttgccctccttgtgcaaggtgtcaatggttgtctattggacaactgtcaagtcaggagtcttccccatgattctgtagcctacagaactagactgagaccatttaaaagcctttgcaggtgttttgagttatttGATTAGAGTGGCACCAGGTTTCagcaatattgaaccttttcacaatattattttcagagatactgaatttggaattttcttcagttgtcagttataatcatcaaaattaaaagagaaacatttgaaatatatcagtctctgTGTAATGATGATAACATACAAGCAGAGATGGAGTACTCGAatcctggactcggactcgagtcactattctttggactcgagtctgactcgagactccattctctggactcgtgACTCTACTTGGATTCGCAgactgatgactcgtacttggACTCGGAGTCGAGGATATATAAAATCGGACTTGAGCCTTCAACACGTTGTTTTtggcctaaaaataaaaaaaagtgtctcgtGCCCAAGACCGGCCGGGATCTACtctccttttgtttttgtttttttggtttttttttttttctcacagacaCTGCTACCGCTTGTTTCTTTGCCTGACAACACACTCGCTGAAgtcactcactttactttcactttactttttttccaaagcgctcgggcacttgggggaaaggatgaagctgattggttagttcttgtcacatgatccGCGGTGCGCTTGCTGCATTCTGAGAAGTTGAGAtggtttttaactcgatgcagtgCGAACGTACCTGTATGCTTTCATTATGAGCGCACATACGCTTACATTATGAGCACGCATATtgcgcgcctacatttgaaataacgaacttgagtgcgcaaaagacgtgatatttGAACGGCCCTTATCATTACACGTTGCTTTCTGACCAGTCGCGTGCCgtcacacagacacattcacttgaacacaTACTAACGCACTCACGTTAAATCACTcgttcactcacacacaaacgctctcacacactcactcactcactctctctccctctttctctctctctcggcatATTGATTTTTATGTGTTAAGTATCTTTTAAAATACAGTGTCCTGTAAAATGCATGTTTCTTTTTTACTTcgagtgtatttctgtaatgcaGTGTTAAGGAttagttcaaacaaaaatgaaaatttccaaatcatttactcctcccaatGCCATTCAGGATATCCatggcgttttttttttaatctggtaatggtgactcgacttggacttgACTCCGACTCTTCTttggtgacttggactcaaacactgagactcgagactcgactcggactcgacagttggtgactcgACTACATCACTgtgtacaagtttcacttttttaatggaattgttgaaatcaactttttgatgacattattatgaccagcacctgtatactgaAGTGGTGTACAGTGTATATCAGGGGtaaccaaccctgctcctggttattgactgtcctgcaaagattagctccaaccctagtcaaacacacctgccttttaATTAAGTGATCAAGGAGACCTTATTTAATTGCttcagttgtgtttgattaggattggagctgaactttgcagggTTGTTTACTCCTGGTGTATATGCATGgactaaagctgactatctgtgttcaTGCAGTGAAACCAGGTCAATGTCCCAAACCGAAGGACACTCCAGAATGTgctgaaagctgtttccatgatggccagtgtcctgacTCGCAGAAATGTTGCCCAACTACCTGTGGCTATGCATGTAGTGAAGCAAATGATCAAGAAAGTGGTCAGGGAAGTGTTCATGTAAGTGTTAAGGCAGGTGGAAATGGAAGGGGTTATGTAAGTATTCAGACAAGTAATCGTGGAAGTAGTTCTGGAAGTAGTTCTGGATTTGGTTCTGGAAGTAGTTCTGGAACTGGTTCTGGAAGTGGTCAGGCTCAGGGAAGTAGTTCTGGTAGTGTAAGTGGTTCTGGAAGTGGTCAGGCTCAGGGAAGTGGTTCTGGAAGTGTAAGTGGTTCTGGGAGTGGGAGTAGTTCTGGAACTGGTTCTGGGAGTGGAAGTAGTTCTGGAACTGGTTCTGGGAGTGGAAGTAGTTCTGGAAGTGGTCAGATTCAAGGGAGTAGTTCTGGAAGCAGTTATGGAACTGGAAGTGCAGGTGGTTCTGGAAGTGGAAGTAGTTCTGGAAGTGGTCAGGCTCAGGGAAGTAGTTCTGGAAGTGGTTATGGAACTGGAAGTAGTTCTGGAAGCGGTCAGGCTCAGGGAAGTAGTTCTGGAAGTGGGAGTAGTTTTGGAAGTGTGAGTAGTTCTGGAAGTGGTTATGGAGCTGGAAGTGCAAGTAGTTCTGGAAGTGGTTCTGGAAGTGGAACTAGTTCCGGAAGTGGTTCTGGAACTGGAAGTGCAAGTAGTTCTGGAACTGGTTCTGGAAGTGGTCAGGCTCAGGGAAGTAGTTCTGGAAGTGGGAGTAGTTTTGGAAGTGGTTATGTAACTGGAATTGCAAGTAGTTCTGGAACTGGTTCTGGAAGTGGAAGTAGTTCTGGAAGTGGTCATGGAACAGGAACTGGAAGTAGTTCTGGAAGTGGTTATGGAACTGGAAGTGGTTATGGAACTGGAAGTGCAAGTAGTTCTGGAAGTGGTTCTGGAAGTGGAACTAGTTCCGGAAGTGGTTATGGAACTGGAAGTGCAAGTAGTTCTGGAACAGGTTCTGGAAGTGGAAGTAGTTCCGGAAGTGGTCAGGCTCAGGGAAGTAGTTCTGGAACTGGGAGTAGTTATGGAAGTGTGAGTAGTTCTGGAAGTGGTTCTGGAACTGGAAGTGCAAGTAGTTCTGGAAGTGGTTCTGGAACTGGAAGTGCAAGTAGTTCTGGAAGTGGTTATGGAAGTGGAAGTGCAAGTAGTATTGGAAGTGGTTCTGGAAGTGGAACTAGTTCCGGAAGTGGTTATGGAACTGGAAGTGGAAGTAGTTCTGGAAGTGGTCAGGCTCAGGGGAGTAGTTCTGGAAGTGGGAGTAGTTATGGAAGTGTGAGTAGTTCTGGAAGTGGTTCTGGAACTGGAAGTGCAAGTAGTTCTGGAAGTGGTTCTGGAACTGGAAGTGCAAGTAGTTCTGGAAGTGGTTATGGAAGTGGAAGTGCAAGTAGTATTGGAAGTGGTTCTGGAAGTGGAACTAGTTCCGGAAGTGGTTATGGAACTGGAAGTGGAAGTAGTTCTGGAAGTGGTCAGGCTCAGGGGAGTAGTTCTGGAAGTGGGAGTAGTTATGGAAGTGTGAGTAGTTCTGGAAGTGGTTATGGAACTGGAAGTGCAAGTAGTTCTGGAACAGGTTCTGGAAGTGGAAGTAGTTCTGGAAGTGGTCAGGCTCAGGGAAGTAGTTCTGGAAGTGGGAGTAGTTCTGGAAGTGGTTATGGAACTGGAAGTGCAAGTAGTTCTGGAACTGGTTCTGGAATGGGAAGTAGTTCTGGAACGGGTTCTGGAAGTGGAAGTGGTTCTGGAAGTGGAAGTAGTTCTGGAAGTGGTCAGGCTCAGGGGAGTAGTTCTGGAAGTGGGAGTAGTTATGGAAGTGTGAGTAGTTCTGGAAGTGGTTATGGAACTGGAAGTGCAAGTAGTTCTGGAACTGGTTCTGGAATGGGAAGTAGTTCTGGAACTGGTTCTGGAAGTGGTTCTGGAAGTGGAAGTAGTTCTGGAAGtggtcagggtcagggaagtaGTTCTGGAAGTGGGAGTAATTATGGAAGTGTGAGCAGTTCTGGAAGTGGTTATGGAACTGGAAGTGGAAGTAGTTCTGGAACTGGTTTTGGAAGTGGAAGTAGTTCAGGAAGTGGTCAGGCTCAGGGAAGTAGTCCTGGAAGTGGTTCAGGAACTGGAAGTGGAAGTAGTTCTGGAAGTGGTTCAGGAACTGGAAGTGGAAGTAGTTCTTCAAGTGGTCAGGCTCAGGGAAGTAGTTCTGGAAGTGTGAGTAGTTATGGAAGTGTGAGTAGTTCTGGAAGTGGTCATGGAACTGGAAGTGCAAGTAGTTCTGGAACAGGTTCTGGAAGTGGAAGTAGTTCTGGAATTGGTCAGGCTCAGGGAAGTAGTTCTGGAAGTGGTTCTGGAACTGGAAGTAGTTCTGGAAGTGGTTCTGGAAGTGGAAGTAGTTCTGGAAGTGGTCAGGCTCAGGGAAGTACTTCTGGAAGTGGGAGTAATTATGGAAGTGTGAGTAGTTCTGGAAGTGGTTATGGAACTGGAAGTGCAAGTAGTTCTGGAACAGGTTCTGGAAGTGGAAGTAGTTCTGGAATTGGTCAGGCTCAGGGAAGTAGTTCTGGAAGTGGTTCTGGAACTGGAAGTAGTTCTGGAAGTGGTCAGGCTCAGGGAAGTAGTTCTGGAAGTGGGAGTAGTTATGGAAGTGTGAGTAGTTCTGGAAGTGGTTATGGAACTGGAAGTGCAAGTAGTTCTGGAACAGGTTCTGGAAGTGGAAGTAGTTCTGGAAGTGGTCAGGCTCAGGGAAGTAGTTCCGGAAGTGGTTATGGAACTGGAAGTAGTTCTGGAAGTGGTCAGGTTCAGGAGAGTAGTTCTGGAAATGGTTCTGGAAGTGTGAGTAGTTCTGGAAGTGGAACTAGTTCCGGAAGTGGTCAGGCTCAAGAACGTAGTTCTGGAAGTAGTTCTGGAACTGGAAATGCAAGTAGTTCTGGAACTGGTTCTGGAAGTGGAACTAGTTATGGAAGTGGCCAGGCTCAGGGAAGTAGTTCTGGAATTGGAAGTGGTTCAGGAAGTGGAAGCAATCAGGTTCAAGGAAGTAGTTCTGGAAGTGGAAGTAGCTATGGAAGTGGCAGCAGTCAGGCTCAGGGAAGTGGTTCTGGAAGTGGAACTAGTCATGGAAGTGGAAGCAGTCAGGCTCAGGGAAGTGGTTCTGGAGGTGGAAGCAGTCAGGCTCAGGGAAGTGGTTCTGGAAGTGGAAGTAGTTATGGAAGTGGCAGCAGTCAAGCT from Carassius gibelio isolate Cgi1373 ecotype wild population from Czech Republic chromosome A22, carGib1.2-hapl.c, whole genome shotgun sequence encodes the following:
- the LOC127943375 gene encoding fibroin heavy chain-like isoform X17, producing MTARVYCSLMAVLSCLSGNLIITDATFSFPTMVFGFCPMKLTVAPSRRGCFFDGDCPGGEKCCIFESGSACVPPVSMTFPKIVAGFCPTKLTVVPSRRGCFSDGDCFGGDKCCIFESGPACVPPVSMDRIIQESLMKPGLCPPPTFERRSCTSFCNGDSDCPNNEKCCSNGCGRYCTAPYAVKPGQCPKPKDTPECAESCFHDGQCPDSQKCCPTTCGYACSEANDQESGQGSVHVSVKAGGNGRGYVSIQTSNRGSSSGSSSGFGSGSSSGTGSGSGQAQGSSSGSVSGSGSGQAQGSGSGSVSGSGSGSSSGTGSGSGSSSGTGSGSGSSSGSGQIQGSSSGSSYGTGSAGGSGSGSSSGSGQAQGSSSGSGYGTGSSSGSGQAQGSSSGSGSSFGSVSSSGSGYGAGSASSSGSGSGSGTSSGSGSGTGSASSSGTGSGSGQAQGSSSGSGSSFGSGYVTGIASSSGTGSGSGSSSGSGHGTGTGSSSGSGYGTGSGYGTGSASSSGSGSGSGTSSGSGYGTGSASSSGTGSGSGSSSGSGQAQGSSSGTGSSYGSVSSSGSGSGTGSASSSGSGSGTGSASSSGSGYGSGSASSIGSGSGSGTSSGSGYGTGSGSSSGSGQAQGSSSGSGSSYGSVSSSGSGSGTGSASSSGSGSGTGSASSSGSGYGSGSASSIGSGSGSGTSSGSGYGTGSGSSSGSGQAQGSSSGSGSSYGSVSSSGSGYGTGSASSSGTGSGSGSSSGSGQAQGSSSGSGSSSGSGYGTGSASSSGTGSGMGSSSGTGSGSGSGSGSGSSSGSGQAQGSSSGSGSSYGSVSSSGSGYGTGSASSSGTGSGSGSSSGIGQAQGSSSGSGSGTGSSSGSGQAQGSSSGSGSSYGSVSSSGSGYGTGSASSSGTGSGSGSSSGSGQAQGSSSGSGYGTGSSSGSGQVQESSSGNGSGSVSSSGSGTSSGSGQAQERSSGSSSGTGNASSSGTGSGSGTSYGSGQAQGSSSGIGSGSGSGSNQVQGSSSGSGSSYGSGSSQAQGSGSGSGTSHGSGSSQAQGSGSGGGSSQAQGSGSGSGSSYGSGSSQAQGSSSGSGTSHGSGSSQAQRSGSGSGSSQAQGSGSGHGSEGSQVQGSGSGGGTSYGSSNYGSQAQASGSGSGTSHGSESSQAQGSGSGSGSSQAQGSGSGSVSGQAQGSSSESGYGSRSSHGSEGSQAQGSGSGGRTSYGSGNNYGSSQAQASGSGSGTGYESGRNNGHGSNQVQGSSSESGYGSGISHGSGSSQAQGSGSRGGSGYGSGSSSGTSYGSGSSHGSGSSQAQGTGSGSVSGQAQGSSSESGSGSGNNYGSGSNYGSGQAQASGSGSGTGYESGSNNGHGSSQVQGGSSESGSGSGSNYGSGQAQGSSSETDSGSGTDYESGSNYGSGQAQGSSSETSSGSGTDSGSSQSQGSGSGSGISSGSGQAQGGGSGSGTDYESGSNYESGGGQAQGSGSGSGRNYGSGRGRARGSGYGRGQAQGSNYGSGSGLAQGSGYGRGSSSGSGYRHSSGSDQGSGQAQGSNYGSGSDPGSGYGSESSSGNGYRHSSGSDQGSGQAQGSSYGSGSDQGSSYASGHGSGQYQGSSDESGRRYGSDQGSSYRSGNSYETYGNRHDQGSGHGSSQHQGSSYGSGHGSGQRQGSNKGSGHGSRQAQGSD
- the LOC127943375 gene encoding fibroin heavy chain-like isoform X46 — protein: MTARVYCSLMAVLSCLSGNLIITDATFSFPTMVFGFCPMKLTVAPSRRGCFFDGDCPGGEKCCIFESGSACVPPVSMTFPKIVAGFCPTKLTVVPSRRGCFSDGDCFGGDKCCIFESGPACVPPVSMDRIIQESLMKPGLCPPPTFERRSCTSFCNGDSDCPNNEKCCSNGCGRYCTAPYAVKPGQCPKPKDTPECAESCFHDGQCPDSQKCCPTTCGYACSEANDQESGQGSVHVSVKAGGNGRGYVSIQTSNRGSSSGSSSGFGSGSSSGTGSGSGQAQGSSSGSVSGSGSGQAQGSGSGSVSGSGSGSSSGTGSGSGSSSGTGSGSGSSSGSGQIQGSSSGSSYGTGSAGGSGSGSSSGSGQAQGSSSGSGYGTGSSSGSGQAQGSSSGSGSSFGSVSSSGSGYGAGSASSSGSGSGSGTSSGSGSGTGSASSSGTGSGSGQAQGSSSGSGSSFGSGYVTGIASSSGTGSGSGSSSGSGHGTGTGSSSGSGYGTGSGYGTGSASSSGSGSGSGTSSGSGYGTGSASSSGTGSGSGSSSGSGQAQGSSSGTGSSYGSVSSSGSGSGTGSASSSGSGSGTGSASSSGSGYGSGSASSIGSGSGSGTSSGSGSGSGSSSGSGQAQGSSSGSGSSYGSVSSSGSGYGTGSASSSGTGSGSGSSSGSGQAQGSSSGSGYGTGSSSGSGQVQESSSGNGSGSVSSSGSGTSSGSGQAQERSSGSSSGTGNASSSGTGSGSGTSYGSGQAQGSSSGIGSGSGSGSNQVQGSSSGSGSSYGSGSSQAQGSGSGSGTSHGSGSSQAQGSGSGGGSSQAQGSGSGSGSSYGSGSSQAQGSSSGSGTSHGSGSSQAQRSGSGSGSSQAQGSGSGHGSEGSQVQGSGSGGGTSYGSSNYGSQAQASGSGSGTSHGSESSQAQGSGSGSGSSQAQGSGSGSVSGQAQGSSSESGYGSRSSHGSEGSQAQGSGSGGRTSYGSGNNYGSSQAQASGSGSGTGYESGRNNGHGSNQVQGSSSESGYGSGISHGSGSSQAQGSGSRGGSGYGSGSSSGTSYGSGSSHGSGSSQAQGTGSGSVSGQAQGSSSESGSGSGNNYGSGSNYGSGQAQASGSGSGTGYESGSNNGHGSSQVQGGSSESGSGSGSNYGSGQAQGSSSETDSGSGTDYESGSNYGSGQAQGSSSETSSGSGTDSGSSQSQGSGSGSGISSGSGQAQGGGSGSGTDYESGSNYESGGGQAQGSGSGSGRNYGSGRGRARGSGYGRGQAQGSNYGSGSGLAQGSGYGRGSSSGSGYRHSSGSDQGSGQAQGSNYGSGSDPGSGYGSESSSGNGYRHSSGSDQGSGQAQGSSYGSGSDQGSSYASGHGSGQYQGSSDESGRRYGSDQGSSYRSGNSYETYGNRHDQGSGHGSSQHQGSSYGSGHGSGQRQGSNKGSGHGSRQAQGSD
- the LOC127943375 gene encoding fibroin heavy chain-like isoform X3, producing the protein MTARVYCSLMAVLSCLSGNLIITDATFSFPTMVFGFCPMKLTVAPSRRGCFFDGDCPGGEKCCIFESGSACVPPVSMTFPKIVAGFCPTKLTVVPSRRGCFSDGDCFGGDKCCIFESGPACVPPVSMDRIIQESLMKPGLCPPPTFERRSCTSFCNGDSDCPNNEKCCSNGCGRYCTAPYAVKPGQCPKPKDTPECAESCFHDGQCPDSQKCCPTTCGYACSEANDQESGQGSVHVSVKAGGNGRGYVSIQTSNRGSSSGSSSGFGSGSSSGTGSGSGQAQGSSSGSVSGSGSGQAQGSGSGSVSGSGSGSSSGTGSGSGSSSGTGSGSGSSSGSGQIQGSSSGSSYGTGSAGGSGSGSSSGSGQAQGSSSGSGYGTGSSSGSGQAQGSSSGSGSSFGSVSSSGSGYGAGSASSSGSGSGSGTSSGSGSGTGSASSSGTGSGSGQAQGSSSGSGSSFGSGYVTGIASSSGTGSGSGSSSGSGHGTGTGSSSGSGYGTGSGYGTGSASSSGSGSGSGTSSGSGYGTGSASSSGTGSGSGSSSGSGQAQGSSSGTGSSYGSVSSSGSGSGTGSASSSGSGSGTGSASSSGSGYGSGSASSIGSGSGSGTSSGSGYGTGSGSSSGSGQAQGSSSGSGSSYGSVSSSGSGSGTGSASSSGSGSGTGSASSSGSGYGSGSASSIGSGSGSGTSSGSGYGTGSGSSSGSGQAQGSSSGSGSSYGSVSSSGSGYGTGSASSSGTGSGSGSSSGSGQAQGSSSGSGSSSGSGYGTGSASSSGTGSGMGSSSGTGSGSGSGSGSGSSSGSGQAQGSSSGSGSSYGSVSSSGSGYGTGSASSSGTGSGMGSSSGTGSGSGSGSGSSSGSGQGQGSSSGSGSNYGSVSSSGSGYGTGSGSSSGTGFGSGSSSGSGQAQGSSPGSGSGTGSGSSSGSGSGTGSGSSSSSGQAQGSSSGSVSSYGSVSSSGSGHGTGSASSSGTGSGSGSSSGIGQAQGSSSGSGSGTGSSSGSGQAQGSSSGSGSSYGSVSSSGSGYGTGSASSSGTGSGSGSSSGSGQAQGSSSGSGYGTGSSSGSGQVQESSSGNGSGSVSSSGSGTSSGSGQAQERSSGSSSGTGNASSSGTGSGSGTSYGSGQAQGSSSGIGSGSGSGSNQVQGSSSGSGSSYGSGSSQAQGSGSGSGTSHGSGSSQAQGSGSGGGSSQAQGSGSGSGSSYGSGSSQAQGSSSGSGTSHGSGSSQAQRSGSGSGSSQAQGSGSGHGSEGSQVQGSGSGGGTSYGSSNYGSQAQASGSGSGTSHGSESSQAQGSGSGSGSSQAQGSGSGSVSGQAQGSSSESGYGSRSSHGSEGSQAQGSGSGGRTSYGSGNNYGSSQAQASGSGSGTGYESGRNNGHGSNQVQGSSSESGYGSGISHGSGSSQAQGSGSRGGSGYGSGSSSGTSYGSGSSHGSGSSQAQGTGSGSVSGQAQGSSSESGSGSGNNYGSGSNYGSGQAQASGSGSGTGYESGSNNGHGSSQVQGGSSESGSGSGSNYGSGQAQGSSSETDSGSGTDYESGSNYGSGQAQGSSSETSSGSGTDSGSSQSQGSGSGSGISSGSGQAQGGGSGSGTDYESGSNYESGGGQAQGSGSGSGRNYGSGRGRARGSGYGRGQAQGSNYGSGSGLAQGSGYGRGSSSGSGYRHSSGSDQGSGQAQGSNYGSGSDPGSGYGSESSSGNGYRHSSGSDQGSGQAQGSSYGSGSDQGSSYASGHGSGQYQGSSDESGRRYGSDQGSSYRSGNSYETYGNRHDQGSGHGSSQHQGSSYGSGHGSGQRQGSNKGSGHGSRQAQGSD
- the LOC127943375 gene encoding fibroin heavy chain-like isoform X34, whose translation is MTARVYCSLMAVLSCLSGNLIITDATFSFPTMVFGFCPMKLTVAPSRRGCFFDGDCPGGEKCCIFESGSACVPPVSMTFPKIVAGFCPTKLTVVPSRRGCFSDGDCFGGDKCCIFESGPACVPPVSMDRIIQESLMKPGLCPPPTFERRSCTSFCNGDSDCPNNEKCCSNGCGRYCTAPYAVKPGQCPKPKDTPECAESCFHDGQCPDSQKCCPTTCGYACSEANDQESGQGSVHVSVKAGGNGRGYVSIQTSNRGSSSGSSSGFGSGSSSGTGSGSGQAQGSSSGSVSGSGSGQAQGSGSGSVSGSGSGSSSGTGSGSGSSSGTGSGSGSSSGSGQIQGSSSGSSYGTGSAGGSGSGSSSGSGQAQGSSSGSGYGTGSSSGSGQAQGSSSGSGSSFGSVSSSGSGYGAGSASSSGSGSGSGTSSGSGSGTGSASSSGTGSGSGQAQGSSSGSGSSFGSGYVTGIASSSGTGSGSGSSSGSGHGTGTGSSSGSGYGTGSGYGTGSASSSGSGSGSGTSSGSGYGTGSASSSGTGSGSGSSSGSGQAQGSSSGTGSSYGSVSSSGSGSGTGSASSSGSGSGTGSASSSGSGYGSGSASSIGSGSGSGTSSGSGYGTGSGSSSGSGQAQGSSSGSGSSYGSGSSSGSGSSYGSVSSSGSGYGTGSASSSGTGSGSGSSSGIGQAQGSSSGSGSGSGSSSGIGQAQGSSSGSGSGTGSSSGSGQAQGSSSGSGSSYGSVSSSGSGYGTGSASSSGTGSGSGSSSGSGQAQGSSSGSGYGTGSSSGSGQVQESSSGNGSGSVSSSGSGTSSGSGQAQERSSGSSSGTGNASSSGTGSGSGTSYGSGQAQGSSSGIGSGSGSGSNQVQGSSSGSGSSYGSGSSQAQGSGSGSGTSHGSGSSQAQGSGSGGGSSQAQGSGSGSGSSYGSGSSQAQGSSSGSGTSHGSGSSQAQRSGSGSGSSQAQGSGSGHGSEGSQVQGSGSGGGTSYGSSNYGSQAQASGSGSGTSHGSESSQAQGSGSGSGSSQAQGSGSGSVSGQAQGSSSESGYGSRSSHGSEGSQAQGSGSGGRTSYGSGNNYGSSQAQASGSGSGTGYESGRNNGHGSNQVQGSSSESGYGSGISHGSGSSQAQGSGSRGGSGYGSGSSSGTSYGSGSSHGSGSSQAQGTGSGSVSGQAQGSSSESGSGSGNNYGSGSNYGSGQAQASGSGSGTGYESGSNNGHGSSQVQGGSSESGSGSGSNYGSGQAQGSSSETDSGSGTDYESGSNYGSGQAQGSSSETSSGSGTDSGSSQSQGSGSGSGISSGSGQAQGGGSGSGTDYESGSNYESGGGQAQGSGSGSGRNYGSGRGRARGSGYGRGQAQGSNYGSGSGLAQGSGYGRGSSSGSGYRHSSGSDQGSGQAQGSNYGSGSDPGSGYGSESSSGNGYRHSSGSDQGSGQAQGSSYGSGSDQGSSYASGHGSGQYQGSSDESGRRYGSDQGSSYRSGNSYETYGNRHDQGSGHGSSQHQGSSYGSGHGSGQRQGSNKGSGHGSRQAQGSD